In Rhodococcus pseudokoreensis, the DNA window GTCGATTCGGGCGACGAGTACGCCACCGTCAGTGGTGTGCGCATCCTGGGAACGCTGGTCGAAGCCACAGACGAGGTTCTCGTGAAGAAGCTCCAGGACAAAGTCTTCGAGAAGTACTTCGGCACGGGTCACCCCTACGCCGAGCAGTACTTCGAGTTCGGTGACTTCGCCGACCGCCGCTACCTGGAACTGGTGCCGGACAAGATGATCGGCTGGGATTCACGTGAGACGACGATGCCGCAGGTTCCGGAAGCTCGTGTGCTGCCGGACTTTGTGGGAGACCGGCCGCTGCCCACGCGCTGACCGATCCGGTCATCGCCGCAGATCACGGCGGACCGGCATCGCCTCGTCGCTGACGGAGACGCCGGTCCGCCTGTTTCCCGACAAGGACGACCGCGGGCGACGGCTCGAGTTGCACACACACATTCTTTGAAATTTGGAGTAGGTATGACTTCGACTAAGGACGGCGCCACCCGGGTGCTCGTGGTCGGCGAATCATGGATCAAACACACAGTGCACATCAAGGGCTTCGACGAATTCCGCACCGTCGAGTACGAGGAAGGCGGCGGTGTCTTCCTGGACTCGCTGGAGGCATCCGGCATCGACGTGACATACATGCGCGCCCACGAAATATCAGGGCAGTTCCCGAAGACGCTCGAAGAGTTGCAGCAGTTCGACGTCGTGGTCCTCAGCGACATCGGAGCGAACTCCTTCCTGCTGGCCGACGAGACGTTTCTGCGATCCGAACGCAGCGTCAACCGTTTGTCGCTGCTCGCGGACTTCACCGAAGCCGGCGGAGGCCTGATCATGGTGGGCGGCTACATGTCGTTCGCGGGCATCGACGGCAAAGCCCGCTACGGGATGAGTCCGCTTGCACCAGTACTTCCGGTCACCATGCTCGACTACGACGACCGTATCGAAGTTCCCGAAGGGCTCGACGCCACATTCGACGAGCCCAATCACGAGATCCTCGGCGGGACCCCCGCGGAATGGCCGATGCTTCTCGGCTACAACCGGGTCACCGCCAAGTCCGACGCGACGGTTGTCGCGCGCTTCGGCGAAGACCCGCTGCTGGTCGTCGGAACCGCCGGCGTCGGCCGCACGGTGGCCTTCGCGTCCGATTTGGCTCCCCATTGGGCGCCACCGGAATTCGTGCAGTGGCAGCATTATCAGGCGCTGTGGACGTCGATCGTGAACTGGGCTGCGGGCCGCGACACGCGCCTTCCGTCGCCGGTGCACGCAATTGCTGCGGTAGATTGAGAATTTTATGAGCAATGGTCAGCCCCCGACGATGAAAGACGTGGCCCGGCACGCGGGTGTGTCCGTGAGCACGGTCAGCTACGTCTTGAACGACAGTGGATCGGTTGCGCCCGCACGCCGAGCCCGCGTCCTCGACGCTGTGCGGGTCCTCAACTACGCACCCAACGAGGCTGCGCGGGGGTTGAAGAGACGTTCGGCGCCCACGATCGGACTCGTGGTCCCCGAACTGTCGAATCAGTTCTTCGCACTCCTCGTGGAAGGCGTCGAACAGGCCGCAGCTGCTCGTGGAGTGCTCGTCGTGTTGTGCGCCCCTGAAGCCACCGACGGAGGAGAGTCGCTCAACGGGCGGCTGCTCCGAAGCCAGAGGCTGAATGGGATCATCTATCTGTCGGGGGCGTCGACGTCGCCTACGTCGCTCCTCGAACTCATGCGACTCGGACCGATCGTTCTGGTCGACGAGCAGGTCCCCGGATTCGACCTGCCAGCCATCGTGTCGGACAACCGTCGCGGCGCCCGGCAAGTCGCTCAACATGTGCTCGAAGCAGGCCATCGCAAGATCGCCGTCATCGGCGGTCCCGAGGGTCTGTGGACGTCGCAGCAACGACTCGCCGGATATCGGGAAGCGTTGGCAGCTGCAGGAATCGAACCCGATGCCGTTCCGGTCTTCGGGGGAAGCTACCGGCAGGAGTCAGGTACGGAACTCGCGGCGAAGGCATTGTCCGGGCCACCGGCGGAGCGCCCGACAGCGTTGTTGTGCGCGAACGACTTGATGGCCATCGGAGTGCTCGAGTACTGCCGATCCGAGGGTATCAGCGTGCCCGAAGAGCTCAGCGTCGTCGGCTTCGACGACCTACCGCTGGTCTCGCTCCTCACGCCGAGATTGACCACCGTCCGCCAACCGGCTCGGGACATGGGGGAACGAGCGGCAAACCTGCTGTTCGAACTCATCGACGACAAGGTCGACGTGCCCGCTCCCGAGCCATTCCCGGCCCTGCTACAGATAAGAGATTCCGTGGCCACACCCTTAGGTAGCTCATGAGTACGTCGCTGAACGCGGGTACCAGCCGGGGGCGAGTGATCGTCGTCGGAGCGATCAACGTCGACCTGGTCGTCGCCGCTGAGAGACTGCCCGGTCCGGGTGAGACCGTCGTAGGAACCCGCGTCGAACGGTATGGCGGCGGCAAAGGCGCCAACGCCGCGGTCGCGGCCGCGCGAGCAGGCGCGGAAGTGCACCTCGTCGGGGCGGTAGGAGCGGACGCCAACGGCACCCAGGCGCTCGATGAACTGACCGCTGAAGGCATCTGGGTAGACGGTGTCACCGTTCTCGAGCACGAAGCCACCGGGGTCGCGTTGATCGTCGTCGACCCCCGCGCCGAAAACCAGATCGCAGTCGGTGCGGGAGCCAATGCAGCTCTGAGCGCCGCATACGTGACGCGGGCCCTCGCTTCCGTCCTGAGACCCTCGGATTCAGTGCTGGTCAGCACGGAAATACCCGATGCCGCGGTGGAGGCCGCAGTGGTCGCTGCCGCTTCGGCGGGTGCACGCTGTGTCCTGAATCCGGCCCCTCCCATTCCCGGGGTTGCCGATCTCCTCGGGTACGGGCCGATCCTGACGCCCAATGCGGGTGAGTGTGTCGAACTCGCCAAGATGCTGGGTGACGAGCACACCGATGCCCGCGAGGCTGCCGCCGCGATCATGGCACGCACCGGAGCGCCGGTCGTGGTCACTCTGGGAGATGACGGTGCCCTGGTACTCCGGCCTGACGGGAACATCGACCACGTTCGGCCACGGCCGACCGTCGCACGCGATACCACCGGCGCAGGCGATACCTTCAATGGCGTTCTAATCACCCGGCTAGCAGGCGGAGACGAACTCGACGACGCTGCCCGAGCCGCGAATGTTGCCGCCGCGCTGTCTGTTGCCCACGTCGGGGCCCGCGCAGGGATGCCTCGCGCCACGGACATCGAGGCCGGCAGCCGGGCGTAACCCCCTTCGAGGCCCCTGCGCGGCGATCATCGGCGCAACCGGAGGCTTCCCGAACCGGAGCATATGGAGCAACCATGACTATTGACGACCGTGCAACGTTGATCGACCAGTTCATCTACGCCTGGAACACCAAGGATGTCGACGCACTGATGAACCTGATGACCGACAATTGCACCTTCCACTCTTCGGTCGGCCCCGATCCGGGAGTCCGGTTCGAAGGCCGTACCGATGTTCGTCGCGGATTCGAAATGTATCTTCGACCAAGCGGTTCGGCGACTGAAACCGTGATGGAGAAGCCGCTTGTAAGTATGAATTTTGCGGTAACCCGGTGGACTACCACCCAGAGGCGGGAGGACGGGACCGTTCTGCAAACACTTGCCTGCGACGTGTTCGAGTTCGAAGGCGACCGCATCAGGCGTAAGGACACCTACCGCAAGAATTCCACTCCCGTTAGTGCTTCCTAGAAGGGGTGCATAAGACCTAACCGAATGTTGTGGGGTTGCGGGTCGGATACCGCAACGTGATCACTCTGACGCCAACGGCAAGTTTCGGAGCGCAGACAAGCAGCCCCGGGATTGGGGTAGATAGGGCGACCGTCCCGCAAACAAGCGGGAGAATCGCATGGTCGCTTCGTCGAGTCGGCACCGACCGGTCGCGTCGCCGTGCCGGCGTTCGGCCCCACGATCCCCTCGGCTTCGGCTGCGAAAATGCGGTCATTCACAGGTGTGAATGACCGCATTCGTCTGTCCAGGTATATGTTTCATTGCCTGGTTCGATTTGTCACGCGGCCGGTCGGCAGGGTGTTTGCCGGTAGCTCAGGCATCCGTGACCAGGAGTAGAACCGTTTCTAATTTCTGGCATTTCTATCGGGTCTTTGGGTTCGGCGGTGCCCGTAGGCCGAGCACGGAAGCGGGATATGGACGTGCCGGTAGTTGACGGGGATTGACCAGCCTAGAAGGCTCCGCGAGCCGGATTCCTGAGCAAAGGATGCGAGCGGAGAATTGTTCTCCGCGAACCTCTTGACTGCGAGACTATAAACGTTAATAGTAGGTGTGATGCAGCGCACTGAGACGGCGTACCCGCTGCGTGTCGCCCGTATGACGGGTCCCTGCTCGCTAGACGTAATGGTCCGAAACATGTTGGTAACCAACGTCGTACAGGATCTAGTACTGAATCCGACGCAGCACCTCGAAGGCGAAGGTTCGACCGCATTCGCGGCAACTCTCCTGGAGTTGGAAAATCCAGACAACAGAGAAGTAGCAACGATCACCCACCACGAGAAAAGGCGAAATTGCGATGGCACTGGGCCGGAGTTACGACAACATCATCATCAACACCGACAGTTACAAGCATTGCCATTACCCGTTGTATCCGGCGGGGACGGAGTATGTGTCCAGTTACATCGAGTCTCGGGGCGGGGAATTCCCGGTGACGATGTTCGTGGGGCTGCAGGCCTTCATCAGGGAATACCTGCTGCACCCGATCACGCTCGAGGACATCGATCAGGCGGAGTGCATCAGCCGTGAACAGGGGATGCACTTCAATCGGGAGAATTGGCTCGGGATCCTCAACGACCACGGTGGGTACTTGCCGGTGGAGATCGAGGCGGTGCCCGAGGGCTTGGTGATGCCGACCCGCAACGTGCTCGTGCAGATCATCAACACCGACCCAAAGTACTTCTGGGTGACGAGTTTCTTCGAGACTGCCCTGCTGCGGGGTGTGTGGTACCCGACCACGGTTGGCACCATCAGCTGGTTGGCGAAGCAGGTCATCAAGGAGGCGTTGGGCCGGACCTCCGATCATCCGGAAGTTCTGCGGCACTGTCTGCACGACTACGGTGCCCGCGGGGTAAGTTCGCAGCAGTCGGCCGCGCTCGGCGGATTGGCGCATCTGGTCAACTTCGACCAGAGTGACACTGTGCCAGGTATTCTCGCGGCGAAAGAGTATTACAACGCGGTGTCGCCGTCGAATTCAGGCCCGAACTCCGAGCATGCGAGCTTCTGTGCGTGGGGCCGGGAAAACGAGGCCGCGGCGATGCGCAACATGCTCGAGGTGCACGCGCAGAGTGGGGTGGCGTTGCTGCTGACTGATACGTACGACCATGAGAACGCGGTCAAGAACATCATCGGACGCGAGCTTGCCGACGTGGTCCGGAACTTTCCCGGATTGGTCGGGGTACGTCCCGACTCGGGTGATGTGGTGCAGGTGACCGCGGATACGACCGAGTGGTTGATGGACAGTTTCGGGTTCACCACCAACAGCAAGGGTTTCAAGGTGCTACCCGACTATGTGCGGGTCGTCCAGGGTGACGGGGTGAACCGTGTCAGTCTCCCGCTGGTGTATGCCGAACTCGAACGCCGCGGTTTCTCGGCGGAGAACGCGATCTTCGGGATGGGTGGGGGCCTGTTGCAGCACTGCAACCGGGACACGATGAACTTCGGGCAGAAGGCGTCCGCGGTGTGTGTCAACGGTGAGTGGCGGGGCATTGCGAAGGCGCCGACCGGGGATGCGATGAAGGCGTCCAAGCGCGGCCGACTCGGATTGCGACTGTCGCAGGGTGAATATCAGACGGTGCCGCGGGAGTCGATCTCGCAGGAGGAGAACATCCTGCAGCCGGTGTTCCGAAACGGCAAGTTGCTGCGGAAATGGGACTTCACCGAGCTGATCGAGCGTAGTGAGCAAGAGGTGCCGGCGAGCTATTACTCCGACGCCATCGCACCCCTGCACAACGACGCCGAACTCGCGCTGTCCTGAGAGCTGCCGGCGACCGGCGTGGTTACCGCGTCCTGGTCGCCGGCCTCCCCGGGCAGGCTTGTAACTCGTTCCACACACAGTTAGGTTCACAGCACGATGACTAAGCTGCACGTCTTCGACATGGACGGCACACTCCTCCAGTCCACTGCTTCGATCGAGATCTCGAGAGCGGTCGGAGAACTCGCTGCAGGCGAGCTCATCGAGCAATCCTGGCTCAAGGGGGAGATCAGCGATGTGCGTTTCTGGGAACTCTGCCTCCCACTATGGGAAGGACTCAGCGAGGCAGACATCGATGAGGCGTTCACCGCCTCCCCGTGGATCGGCGGTGTAGTCGAAGTCTTCGCCGACATCCGCAACCGTGGCGAATTCAGCACCGTCATCTCTCAGTCACCCCAGTTCTTCGTAGAACGCCTGACCGGTTTGGGCGCTGATTCGGCGTTCGGCGCGCAGGTGGCCTTGAGGAGCGAGGTCGGCCCTGAGTGCCTCCTCAGTGCCGAAGACAAGGTCGCGATTGTCAGCAAATTACTTGCGGAGTACGGGCTCGCCGAAGGGGACTGCGTTGCTTACGGCGACTCCACGTCCGACATCCCGCTGTTCGGCAAGCTTCCGAATACGGTGGCCGTCAATGCGAGCGCGCGGGTCCGTGAGCTTGCGACGATCGAGTACGAGGGGTCAGATCTCCGCGGTGCATACGTCCTCGGCCGCGGACTGCTCTGACCGCCGCCGCTCGTCGAAGACAGGCGCACCAGTACTACCTTCCACCAATACGACAGTGAGGTCCATGAACGGTGGCCGCCTTGAGAAGCATCCCGACACGTAGTGGTGCGGACAGCGCTACGTCCGCGGGTACCGCCACGAGCATGCCGATGAATTACGGCAAGCGGTTGAAACTGTTTTCCGGTCGAGCTAATCCCGACATCGCGAAGGCGATCGGCGCCGATCTGGACGTGGGTCTGAGTCCGGTTGTGCTGAAGACCTTCTCGAACGGTGAGGTGTATTGCCGATTCGAAGAATCGATCCGCGACGCCGACGTCTTCATCGTTCAGCCGACATGTACCAATCCCGAGACCGGAGTCACCACCAATGACGCGTTGATGGAGCTGATGGTGATGATCGACGCCGCGGTCGCGGCCAGTGCACACCGCGTCATCGCCGTGACTCCGTGGTATGGGTACTCGAGGCAGGACAAGCAGAGCGCCCCGCGTGAGCCGATTTCCGCGCGGATGGTCGCCCGAATGCTCGAATCGGCCGGAGCAGACCGTCTCCTGACGATGGATCTGCATGCCGGCCAGCTCCAGGGCATGTTCAAGATCCCGGTGGACCACATGACGGCAATGAGGTTGCTCGCTCAATACTTTATCGATCTCGAGATGGAAGATCTCGTGGTAGTTGCACCCGACGCCGGCCGAGTGAAACTGAACAAGAGTTTCGCCAAGTGCGTCGGCGCCGATCTCGCGATTCTCGACAAGGAACGCCCGAGACATCAGGTCGCCGAGATAGGACACGTGATCGGAGATGTTCGGGGCAAGACCGCGATCGTCGTCGACGACATGATCGACACCGCCGGCACCCTCCGCGCTGCGGGGGAGATGGTGATGAGGGCAGGAGCGTCGAGGGTGTTCGCTGCAGCCACCCACCCAGTGTTCAGCGGCCACGCCTACGACAACCTCGCCGCATCGCCGTTCGAAGAGATCGTCGTGACCGACACGATCGCACTGTCGCCCCAGGCACCGGCCAACGTGCGCGTGCTGTCCTGCGCCAGCGTCCTCGCCGACTCGATCAGCCAGGTCTTCCGAGGCGGATCCGTCAGCGAAGTATTCGGCAGTGAGTACCAGTTGTTCTGATCGATAGAAGTGGGAGCCGCCGAGCCGCGCTCGGGGGTTCTCGTCACACCGGTAGAGGCGTAGAGAGCATCCCACCATGAGTCTCGATATAGGTACGAAGTCAACAATCCACCAGCTCGGCACCACGAGGAACGGCCTCGATGCACAGCCCGTCGATGACGCGGCCGTTCTCACCCCTTCACTCCCGGAGCTGATGGAACGGGCAGCCGCGTTACGCGACTCGCTCTTCGGCACGAGGGTGACGTACTCACCGAAGGTCTTCATTCCGTTGACCTCACTGTGCCGCGACGGGTGTGGTTACTGCACGTTCTCCCGCTCACCCGCACGCGCGGAGGCGCCTTACCTCACGCCCGATCAGGTGCTCGCGATCGCGGTGCAGGGTGCTCAGGCAGGGTGTCACGAGGCGCTGTTCACACTGGGGGAACAGCCCGAAGACCGATACGACGTCGCGGCCGAATGGCTGGCCGATCAGGGTTACGGCTCCACCGTCGAATACCTGGCCGCCATGTGCCGGCTCGTGACCGCGGAGACGGGATTGCTGGCGCACTCCAACGCCGGAGCTCTCGCGCCGGATGCTCTGTCGCTGCTGCGAACGGTCAGCCCCGGCCAGGGCATGATGATCGAGTCGTTGAACCCAGCGCTGATGGCCCACCGCGGTGCGCCCGACAAGACACCGGAACGCCGGCTGGCCACGCTGGAAGCCGCGGGCGAACTCGCGATTCCCTTCACCACCGGGATCCTCGTCGGCATCGGAGAGTCCCCGCAGGACCGGGTCAGGGCGCTGCACGCCATCGCTGACCTGCACAGACGTTACGGGCACGTCCAAGAAGTGATCGTGCAGAACTTCATGCCCAAACCGGACACCGTGATGCGCAACGAACCCGCCTGCCCGCAGGACGACTTCCTGCGCACAATCGCGATGGCGCGGTTGATCCTGCCGCCGGATGTGCACCTGCAGGCACCCCCCAACCTGTCGGAAGACGTCGGTGCGCTGCTCGATGCGGGGATCGACGACTTCGGTGGTGTGTCCCCGGTGACCGTTGACCACGTCAACCCGGAACGACCGTGGCCCTCGCTGGACCGGCTCCGCGAGGTGACCGAACGTGACGGCAAATTCCTCACACCCCGCCTCACCGTGTACCCCGAGTTCGCACGCCGCCCCGACCACTGGATCGACCCCGGTCTCCGCTTCGCGATCATGGACCGGTCGGATGCCGAGTCGCTCGGCCGCGACGACCCAGGTGCGATGTTCCCCGAGAGCCACGCCGACGCGAAGAACGTCGGCACCGGGGCGGAAGTCGTCCAGATCGGTCGACGCTCGACCGTCTGGAGCTCCGGATCGGAGTTCGCGCCCACCGATCTGGTGCCGAGCCGCACGCGAGGGGTCGGCGGCCCCGTCACGGATGTCCTCGACGGAATCACCTCAGGGCAGGAACCGGGAGTGGACGAGATCGTCACGTTGTTCCGAGCTCGCGGGGGAGAGGTCGCCGAGATCGGCGAGTTCGCCGATCACCTCCGCTCCAAGGCGGTCGGTGACGACGTGACATTCGTGCGGAACCGAAACATCAACTACACCAATGTCTGTACCTTCAAGTGCACCTTCTGTGGGTTCTCCAAGGGGCCGTTGTCGCTGAACCTGCGAGGCAAGCCCTATCTGCTGACGCTGCAGGAAGTCGCCGGCCGTGTTCGGGAGGCGTGGGATCTCGGGTGTACCGAGGTCTGCCTGCAGGGCGGCA includes these proteins:
- a CDS encoding nuclear transport factor 2 family protein translates to MTIDDRATLIDQFIYAWNTKDVDALMNLMTDNCTFHSSVGPDPGVRFEGRTDVRRGFEMYLRPSGSATETVMEKPLVSMNFAVTRWTTTQRREDGTVLQTLACDVFEFEGDRIRRKDTYRKNSTPVSAS
- the cofH gene encoding 5-amino-6-(D-ribitylamino)uracil--L-tyrosine 4-hydroxyphenyl transferase CofH, with amino-acid sequence MSLDIGTKSTIHQLGTTRNGLDAQPVDDAAVLTPSLPELMERAAALRDSLFGTRVTYSPKVFIPLTSLCRDGCGYCTFSRSPARAEAPYLTPDQVLAIAVQGAQAGCHEALFTLGEQPEDRYDVAAEWLADQGYGSTVEYLAAMCRLVTAETGLLAHSNAGALAPDALSLLRTVSPGQGMMIESLNPALMAHRGAPDKTPERRLATLEAAGELAIPFTTGILVGIGESPQDRVRALHAIADLHRRYGHVQEVIVQNFMPKPDTVMRNEPACPQDDFLRTIAMARLILPPDVHLQAPPNLSEDVGALLDAGIDDFGGVSPVTVDHVNPERPWPSLDRLREVTERDGKFLTPRLTVYPEFARRPDHWIDPGLRFAIMDRSDAESLGRDDPGAMFPESHADAKNVGTGAEVVQIGRRSTVWSSGSEFAPTDLVPSRTRGVGGPVTDVLDGITSGQEPGVDEIVTLFRARGGEVAEIGEFADHLRSKAVGDDVTFVRNRNINYTNVCTFKCTFCGFSKGPLSLNLRGKPYLLTLQEVAGRVREAWDLGCTEVCLQGGIHPSFDGDYYIDVCRAAKEAAPDIHVHGFTALEVTEGAKRLGEPLDKYLQRLVDAGLKSLPGTAAEILDDDVRAILCPDKIDTEEWLECHRVAHSMGLTSNVTMMFGTVEEPVHWARHFLRTRELQRETGGFTEFVGLPFVHMAAPLYLKRGARRGPTWREVVLVHAIARIVYDGLIDNVQASWVKLGLDGVRQLLQAGVNDIGGTLMDENISRAAGAAHGQQLDETDLDAVVQGIGRRLRQRTTNYMTPPTHQLALHGAPTHSPEVILR
- a CDS encoding HAD family hydrolase, which produces MDGTLLQSTASIEISRAVGELAAGELIEQSWLKGEISDVRFWELCLPLWEGLSEADIDEAFTASPWIGGVVEVFADIRNRGEFSTVISQSPQFFVERLTGLGADSAFGAQVALRSEVGPECLLSAEDKVAIVSKLLAEYGLAEGDCVAYGDSTSDIPLFGKLPNTVAVNASARVRELATIEYEGSDLRGAYVLGRGLL
- a CDS encoding pyridoxamine 5'-phosphate oxidase family protein; protein product: MAVTASQTAPLRGDKRWGYLDRAKSIRVASVNADGSIYLTPLWFVVDDKRIFLPIDAGSRHGANSQEGRNIAALVDSGDEYATVSGVRILGTLVEATDEVLVKKLQDKVFEKYFGTGHPYAEQYFEFGDFADRRYLELVPDKMIGWDSRETTMPQVPEARVLPDFVGDRPLPTR
- a CDS encoding PfkB family carbohydrate kinase, which produces MSTSLNAGTSRGRVIVVGAINVDLVVAAERLPGPGETVVGTRVERYGGGKGANAAVAAARAGAEVHLVGAVGADANGTQALDELTAEGIWVDGVTVLEHEATGVALIVVDPRAENQIAVGAGANAALSAAYVTRALASVLRPSDSVLVSTEIPDAAVEAAVVAAASAGARCVLNPAPPIPGVADLLGYGPILTPNAGECVELAKMLGDEHTDAREAAAAIMARTGAPVVVTLGDDGALVLRPDGNIDHVRPRPTVARDTTGAGDTFNGVLITRLAGGDELDDAARAANVAAALSVAHVGARAGMPRATDIEAGSRA
- a CDS encoding glutamine amidotransferase, with protein sequence MTSTKDGATRVLVVGESWIKHTVHIKGFDEFRTVEYEEGGGVFLDSLEASGIDVTYMRAHEISGQFPKTLEELQQFDVVVLSDIGANSFLLADETFLRSERSVNRLSLLADFTEAGGGLIMVGGYMSFAGIDGKARYGMSPLAPVLPVTMLDYDDRIEVPEGLDATFDEPNHEILGGTPAEWPMLLGYNRVTAKSDATVVARFGEDPLLVVGTAGVGRTVAFASDLAPHWAPPEFVQWQHYQALWTSIVNWAAGRDTRLPSPVHAIAAVD
- a CDS encoding nicotinate phosphoribosyltransferase, whose protein sequence is MALGRSYDNIIINTDSYKHCHYPLYPAGTEYVSSYIESRGGEFPVTMFVGLQAFIREYLLHPITLEDIDQAECISREQGMHFNRENWLGILNDHGGYLPVEIEAVPEGLVMPTRNVLVQIINTDPKYFWVTSFFETALLRGVWYPTTVGTISWLAKQVIKEALGRTSDHPEVLRHCLHDYGARGVSSQQSAALGGLAHLVNFDQSDTVPGILAAKEYYNAVSPSNSGPNSEHASFCAWGRENEAAAMRNMLEVHAQSGVALLLTDTYDHENAVKNIIGRELADVVRNFPGLVGVRPDSGDVVQVTADTTEWLMDSFGFTTNSKGFKVLPDYVRVVQGDGVNRVSLPLVYAELERRGFSAENAIFGMGGGLLQHCNRDTMNFGQKASAVCVNGEWRGIAKAPTGDAMKASKRGRLGLRLSQGEYQTVPRESISQEENILQPVFRNGKLLRKWDFTELIERSEQEVPASYYSDAIAPLHNDAELALS
- a CDS encoding ribose-phosphate diphosphokinase → MNYGKRLKLFSGRANPDIAKAIGADLDVGLSPVVLKTFSNGEVYCRFEESIRDADVFIVQPTCTNPETGVTTNDALMELMVMIDAAVAASAHRVIAVTPWYGYSRQDKQSAPREPISARMVARMLESAGADRLLTMDLHAGQLQGMFKIPVDHMTAMRLLAQYFIDLEMEDLVVVAPDAGRVKLNKSFAKCVGADLAILDKERPRHQVAEIGHVIGDVRGKTAIVVDDMIDTAGTLRAAGEMVMRAGASRVFAAATHPVFSGHAYDNLAASPFEEIVVTDTIALSPQAPANVRVLSCASVLADSISQVFRGGSVSEVFGSEYQLF
- a CDS encoding LacI family DNA-binding transcriptional regulator — translated: MSNGQPPTMKDVARHAGVSVSTVSYVLNDSGSVAPARRARVLDAVRVLNYAPNEAARGLKRRSAPTIGLVVPELSNQFFALLVEGVEQAAAARGVLVVLCAPEATDGGESLNGRLLRSQRLNGIIYLSGASTSPTSLLELMRLGPIVLVDEQVPGFDLPAIVSDNRRGARQVAQHVLEAGHRKIAVIGGPEGLWTSQQRLAGYREALAAAGIEPDAVPVFGGSYRQESGTELAAKALSGPPAERPTALLCANDLMAIGVLEYCRSEGISVPEELSVVGFDDLPLVSLLTPRLTTVRQPARDMGERAANLLFELIDDKVDVPAPEPFPALLQIRDSVATPLGSS